A genomic window from Aythya fuligula isolate bAytFul2 chromosome 15, bAytFul2.pri, whole genome shotgun sequence includes:
- the SREBF1 gene encoding sterol regulatory element-binding protein 1, producing the protein MSALAFDDGSLDGLAPALGLPGGSDIDTALLSDIDDMLQLINTSDNDFSGLFDSPFGAPDSTVPPGLPPAPSTLGTYLGPSNPPPAAPQGNVYPGPPGLAPFTPQPPAPLLPAPGPPTAPGVKEEPSAVPSSQPQPGVMLPPPSFVPASPGQFSPQPLVGFQNQHGFPAVQPGGAGQSPLPTPQPVQPVATLPGPVQSMAPQQLLAPGPPPAATTATPQPVSPQIQPVPVLLQPHFIKADSLLLTAVKTDAGSAKTSGIASLATSAGGTAAPLQVPALVSGGTILATVPLVVDAEKLPINRLAPSGKPALVQGKGEKRTAHNAIEKRYRSSINDKIVELKDLVVGTEAKLNKSAILRKAIEYIRYLQQSNQKLKQENLSLKMAVQKSKSLKDLVASCSSGGAKAEAPMEVVKAEVMEMLTPPPSDVGSPSRGSPLSLSGGSSTSSSDSEPDSPLCDHGKVKQERPLPSPGSQGMLDRSRMALCAFVFLCLSFNPLASLLRGSSAPTPVGNPGTAGPGRSIMAEPGTAEEPWGWSQWLWPTLVFWGLNAALVLGAVVRLFVCGEPVTPPHSEPSVLFWRHRRQADLDLERGDFAQGAQHLRTALGALGRPLPASHGDLACSLLWTLLRHLLQRLWVGRWLAARAGGLRPDPPPRAHVRQSARDAAMAYHRLHQLHLAGKQAGGHLLAINLALSAVNLAECAGDAVSVAALAEIYVAAALRVKASLHRCFHFLARPFLCSARRVALSHGGAVPPAMQWLCHPLGHRFFVDGDWAVKGAPRETIYSSAGNPVDPLAQVTQLFREHLLEKALCCVAMPEPGRPAAQGEGRFSDALEYLQLLNGCSDASGAPGPAPSISCGLAAVTGTDPVSKWWASVIGAVIHWLQGDEEGAERLYPLVETMPRVLQGSEKPLPRAALHSFKAVRAMLSKQDGSQASLNHCEKASSCLRESLELSSPPKCTIDKAVQLLLCDLLLVTRTNLWQQQMSASQQLRGAYQASALELRGFQQDLSTLRRLAQTLRPAMRRVFLHEATARLMARASPTRTHQLLDRSLRRRGVQGSKTAGEPESHPTPREHAEALLLASCYLPPSFLSAPGQRVGMLAEAARTLEKLGDRRTLHDCQQMIIKLGSGTTVTSG; encoded by the exons ATGAGCGCCCTCGCCTTCGACGACGGGAGCCTGGACGGGCTGGCCccggccctggggctgcccggGGGCAGCGACATCGACACGGCGCTGCTCAGCGACATCGACG ACATGCTCCAGCTGATCAACACCTCGGACAATGACTTCTCGGGGCTCTTCGACTCTCCCTTCGGTGCCCCCGACAGCACCGtgcccccggggctccccccggccccgagcACCCTCGGCACCTACCTGGGGCCCAGCAAtccgccccccgccgccccccagGGCAACGTGTACCCGggccccccggggctggcacccttcaccccacagccccctgcccctctcctgccagcccccggccccccaaCAGCCCCGGGGGTGAAGGAGGAGCCGTCGGCCgtgcccagcagccagccccagcccggcgtgatgctgcccccccccagcttcgTCCCCGCGTCCCCCGGCCAGTTCAGCCCCCAGCCCTTGGTGGGCTTCCAGAACCAGCACGGCTTCCCCG CCGTGCAGCCCGGGGGGGCCGGGcagagccccctgcccaccccacagCCGGTCCAACCCGTGGCGACGCTGCCCGGCCCCGTGCAGAGCATGGCACCCCAACAGCTCCTGGCCCCTGGAcccccccctgctgccaccaccgCCACCCCCCAGCCCGTCTCGCCCCAGATCCAGCCGGTGCCG gtgctgctgcagccccattTCATCAAGGCTGACTCCCTGCTGCTCACGGCCGTCAAGACGGACGCCGGCAGCGCCAAAACCTCCGGCATCGCCTCCCTGGCCACCAGCGCCGGCGGCACCGCGGCCCCGCTGCAGGTGCCG GCGTTGGTGAGCGGAGGGACCATCCTGGCCACCGTGCCGCTGGTGGTGGACGCCGAGAAGCTGCCCATCAACCGGCTGGCGCCCAGCGGGAAGCCGGCGCTGGTGCAGGGCAAGGGGGAGAAGAGGACGGCGCACAACGCCATCGAGAAGCGCTACCGCTCCTCCATCAACGACAAGATCGTGGAGCTCAAGGACCTGGTGGTGGGCACCGAGGCCAAG CTCAACAAGTCGGCGATCCTGAGGAAAGCCATCGAGTACATCCGctacctgcagcagagcaacCAGAAGCTGAAGCAGGAGAACCTCAGCCTGAAGATGGCCGTGCAGAAGAGCA AGTCCCTCAAGGACCTGgtggcctcctgcagcagcggGGGGGCCAAGGCGGAGGCCCCCATGGAGGTGGTGAAGGCGGAGGTGATGGAGATGCTGACGCCGCCGCCCTCCGACGTGGGGTCCCCCTCCCGGGGCAGCCCCCTCTCGCTCAgcgggggcagcagcaccagcagcagcgaCTCGGAGCCCGACAGCCCCCTCTGCGACCACGGCAAG GTGAAGCAGGAGCGCCCGCTGCCCTCTCCCGGCAGCCAGGGCATGCTGGATCGCTCCCGCATGGCCCTCTGCGCCTTCgtcttcctctgcctctccttcaaCCCCCTGGCCTCCCTCCTGCGAGGCTCCAGCGCCCCGACCCCCGTGGGGAACCCGGGCACCGCGGGGCCTGGCAGGAGCATCATGGCCGAGCCCGGCACCGCGG AGGAGCCGTGGGGGTGGTCGCAGTGGCTGTGGCCCACGCTGGTGTTCTGGGGGCTGAACGCGGCGCTGGTGCTGGGGGCGGTGGTGCGGCTCTTCGTCTGCGGGGAGCCCGTCACCCCCCCGCACTCCGAGCCCTCCGTCCTCTTCTGGCGCCACCGCCGCCAGGCCGACCTCGACCTCGAACGG GGCGACTTCGCgcagggggctcagcacctGCGCACGGCGCTGGGTGCCCTgggccgccccctgcccgcctcCCACGGGGACCTggcctgcagcctgctctggacCCTCCTGCGCCACCTCCTGCAGCGCCTCTGGGTGGGCCGCTGGCTGGCCGCCCGCGCCGGGGGGCTGCGCCCGGaccccccgccccgcgcccacGTCCGTCAGAGCGCCCGCGACGCCGCCATGGCGTACCACCGCCTGCACCAGCTGCACCTCGCGG GGAAGCAGGCTGGGGGGCACCTGCTGGCCATCAACCTGGCGCTCAGCGCCGTCAACCTGGCCGAGTGCGCTGGCGACGCCGTGTCCGTGGCTGCCTTGGCTGAGATCTACGTGGCGGCCGCCCTGCGCGTCAAGGCCAGCCTGCACCGCTGCTTCCACTTCTTGGCC CGCCCCTTCCTGTGCAGTGCCCGGCGCGTGGCCCTGTCCCAcggcggggccgtgccccccgCCATGCAGTGGCTCTGCCACCCCTTGGGCCACCGCTTCTTCGTGGACGGCGACTGGGCCGTCAAGGGCGCCCCAAGGGAGACCATCTACAGCTCCGCCGGCAACCCAG TGGACCCGCTGGCGCAGGTGACCCAGCTCTTCCGCGAGCACCTCCTGGAGAAGGCGCTGTGCTGCGTGGCCATGCCCGAGCCCGGCCGCCCCGCGGCGCAGGGAGAGGG GCGCTTTTCGGATGCCCTGGAGTACCTCCAGCTGCTCAACGGCTGCTCCGACGCCAGCGgcgcgcccggccccgcgccctccATCAGCTGCGGCTTGGCGGCGGTGACTG GCACCGACCCCGTGTCCAAGTGGTGGGCGTCCGTCATCGGTGCCGTTATCCACTGGCTGCAGGGAGACGAGGAGGGGGCCGAGCGCCTCTACCCGCTGGTGGAGACCATGCcccgggtgctgcagggctctga GAAGCCCCTTCCCCGCGCCGCGCTGCACTCCTTCAAGGCTGTCCGGGCCATGCTGAGCAAGCAGGACGGGAGCCAGGCCAGCCTGAACCACTGCGAGaaggccagcagctgcctgcggGAGAGCCTGGAGCTCAGCAGCCCCCCCAAGTGCACCATCGACAAG GcggtgcagctcctgctctgcgACCTGCTCCTCGTCACCCGCACCAacctgtggcagcagcagatgagCGCCAGCCAGCAGCTCCGCGGCGCCTACCAGGCGTCCGCCCTGGAGCTCCGCGGCTTCCAGCAGGACCTCAGCACCCTGCGGCGCCTGGCGCAGACCCTCCGGCCCGCCATGCGCAGG GTGTTCCTGCACGAAGCCACCGCCAGGCTGATGGCTCGCGCCAGCCCCACGCGCACCCACCAGCTGCTGGACCGCAGCCTGCGGAGGAGAGGGGTGCAGGGCAGCAAAACAG CTGGCGAACCCGAGAGCCACCCCACGCCGCGGGAGCACGCCGAGGCCCTGCTGCTCGCCTCCTGCTACCTGCCCCCCAGCTTCCTCTCAGCCCCCGGGCAGCGCGTGGGGATGCTGGCGGAGGCGGCGCGCACGCTGGAGAAGCTGGGCGACCGCCGCACGCTGCACGACTGCCAGCAGATGATCATCAAGCTGGGCAGCGGCACCACGGTCACCTCGGGAtag